The following are from one region of the Candidatus Bathyarchaeota archaeon genome:
- a CDS encoding DUF211 domain-containing protein: MLRRLVLDVLKPHKPTVVELSIALSNIEGIEGVNVITYEIDQEVENVKIIVAGESINFESIKGKLEELGATIHSVDEVAAGKRIVEEVRTPQDRSARI, encoded by the coding sequence ATGTTAAGAAGGCTTGTCCTAGACGTTTTGAAGCCACATAAGCCAACCGTTGTTGAACTTTCTATAGCACTAAGTAACATAGAAGGCATAGAAGGCGTAAACGTAATTACTTACGAGATAGACCAGGAAGTGGAAAACGTAAAGATTATAGTTGCGGGAGAAAGCATAAACTTCGAAAGCATCAAGGGAAAACTAGAGGAATTGGGTGCTACCATTCATTCTGTTGATGAAGTTGCGGCTGGAAAAAGGATTGTTGAGGAAGTGAGGACCCCTCAGGATAGATCTGCCCGAATTTAA